In one Saimiri boliviensis isolate mSaiBol1 chromosome 19, mSaiBol1.pri, whole genome shotgun sequence genomic region, the following are encoded:
- the BCL9 gene encoding B-cell CLL/lymphoma 9 protein isoform X1 has product MHSSNPKVRNSPSGNTQSSPKSKQEVMVRPPTVMSPSGNPQLDSKFSNQGKQGGSASQSQPSPCDSKSGGHTPKALPGPGGSMGLKNGAGNGAKGKGKRERSISADSFDQRDPGTPNDDSDIKECNSADHIKSQDSQHTPHSMTPSNATAPTSSTPSHGQTTAPEPTPAQKTPAKVVYVFSTEMANKAAEAVLKGQVETIVSFHIQNISNSKTERSTAPLNTQISALRNDPKPLPQQPPVPANQDQNSSQNARVQPTPPVPAPAPKPAAPLRPLDRESPGVENKLIPSVGSPASSTPLPPDGTGPNSTPNNRAVTPVSQGSNSSSADPKAPPPPPVSSGEPPTLGENPDGLSQEQLEHRERSLQTLRDIQRMLFPDEKEFAGAQSGGPQQNPGVLDGPQKKPEGPIQAMMAQSQSLGKGPGPRTDVGAPFGPQGHRDVPFSPDEMVPPSMNSQSGTIGPDHLDHMTPEQIAWLKLQQEFYEEKRRKQEQVVVQQCSLQDMMVHQHGPRGGVRGPPPPYQMTPSEGWAPGGAEPFSDGINMPHSLPPRGMAPHPNMPGGQLRLPGFAGMINSEMEGPNVPNPAARPGLSGVSWPDDVPKIPDGRSFPPGQGVFSGPGRGERFPNPQGLSEEMFQQQLAEKQLGLPPGMTMEGIRPSVEMNRMIPGSQRHMEPGNNLIFPRIPVEGPLSPSRGDFPKGMPPQMGPGRELEFGMVPSGMKGDGSLTVNMGSSSQMIPQKMREAGAGPEEMLKLRPGSSDMLPAQQKMVPLPFGEHPQQEYGMGPRPFLPMSQGPGSNSGLRNLREPIGPDQRTNSRLSHMPPLPLNPPSNPASLNTAPSVQRGLGRKPLDISVAGSQVHSPGMNPLKSPTMHQVQSPMLGSPSGNLKSPQTPSQLAGMLAGPAAAASIKSPPVLGSAAASPVHLKSPSLPAPSPGWTSSPKPPLPSPGIPPNHKAPLTMASPAMLGNVESGGPPPPAASQPASVTIPGNLPSSTPYTMPPEPTLSQNPLSIMMSRMSKFAMPSSTPLYHDAIKTVASSDDDSPPARSPNLPSMNNMPGMGINTQNPRISGPNPVVPMPTLSPMGMTQPLSHSNQMPSPNAMGPNIPPHGVPMGPGLMSHNPIMGHGSQEPPMVPQGRMGFPQGFPPVQSPPQQVPFPHNGPSGGQGSFPGGMGFPGEGPLGRPSNLPQSSADAALCKPGGPGGPDSFTVLGNSMPSVFTDPELQEVIRPGATGIPEFDLSRIIPSEKPSQTLQYFPRGEVPGRKQPQGPGAGFSHMQGMMGDQAPRMGLVLPGMGGPGPVGTPDIPLGTAPSMPGHNPMRPPAFLQQGMMGPHHRMMSPAQSTMPGQPTLMSNPAAAVGMIPGKDRGPAGLYTHPGPVGSPGMMMSMQGMMGPQQNIMIPAQMRPRGMAADVGMGGFGQGPGNPGNMMF; this is encoded by the exons ATGCATTCCAGTAACCCTAAAGTGAGGAACTCTCCATCAGGAAACACACAGAG TAGCCCTAAGTCAAAGCAGGAGGTGATGGTCCGTCCCCCTACAGTGATGTCCCCATCTGGAAACCCCCAGCTGGATTCCAAATTCTCCAATCAGGGTAAACAGGGGGGCTCAGCCAGCCAATCCCAGCCATCCCCCTGTGACTCCAAGAGTGGGGGCCACACCCCTAAAGCACTCCCTGGCCCAGGTGGGAGCATGGGGCTGAAGAATGGGGCTGGAAATGGTGCCAAGGGCAAGGGGAAAAGGGAGCGAAGTATTTCCGCCGACTCCTTTGATCAGAGAGATCCTGGGACTCCAAACGATGACTCTGACATTAAAG aatgTAATTCTGCTGACCACATAAAGTCCCAGGATTCCCAGCACACACCACACTCGATGACCCCATCAAATGCTACAGCCCCCACGTCTTCCACACCCTCCCATGGCCAAACTACTGCCCCAGAGCCCACACCTGCTCAGAAGACTCCAGCCAAAGTAGTGTATGTGTTTTCTACTGAGATGGCCAATAA AGCTGCAGAAGCTGTGTTGAAGGGCCAGGTTGAAACTATCGTCTCTTTCCACATCCAGAACATTTCTAACAGCAAGACAGAGAGAAGCACAGCCCCTCTG AACACACAGATATCCGCCCTTCGGAACGATCCGAAACCTCTCCCGCAACAGCCCCCAGTTCCAGCCAACCAGGACCAGAATTCTTCCCAGAATGCCAGAGTGCAGCCAACACCACCCGTTCCGGCACCAGCACCCAAGCCTGCTGCACCCCTGCGTCCCCTGGACCGGGAGAGTCCTGGGGTAGAAAACAAACTGATTCCTTCCGTAGGAAGTCCTGCCAGCTCCACTCCACTGCCCCCAGATGGTACCGGGCCCAACTCAACGCCCAACAATCGGGCAGTGACCCCTGTCTCCCAGGGGAGCAATAGCTCTTCAGCAGATCCCAAAGCCCCTCCGCCTCCACCAGTGTCCAGTGGCGAGCCCCCGACCCTGGGAGAGAATCCCGACGGCCTGTCTCAGGAGCAGCTGGAGCACCGAGAGCGTTCCTTACAAACTCTCCGAGATATCCAGCGCATGCTTTTTCCTGATGAGAAAGAATTCGCAGGAGCACAAAGTGGGGGACCCCAGCAGAATCCCGGGGTATTAGATGGGCCTCAGAAAAAACCAGAAGGGCCGATACAGGCCATGATGGCTCAATCCCAAAGCCTAGGTAAGGGCCCTGGGCCCCGGACAGATGTGGGAGCTCCGTTTGGCCCTCAAGGACATAGAGATGTGCCCTTTTCTCCCGATGAAATGGTTCCACCTTCTATGAACTCCCAGTCTGGGACCATAGGACCCGACCACCTCGACCATATGACTCCCGAGCAGATCGCGTGGCTAAAACTGCAGCAGGAGTTTTAcgaagagaagaggaggaagcaggaacAAGTGGTTGTCCAGCAGTGTTCCCTCCAGGACATGATGGTCCATCAGCATGGGCCTCGGGGAGGGGTCCGAGGGCCGCCCCCTCCTTACCAGATGACCCCTAGTGAAGGCTGGGCACCCGGGGGTGCAGAGCCCTTTTCTGATGGTATCAACATGCCACATTCTCTGCCCCCGAGGGGCATGGCTCCCCACCCCAACATGCCAGGGGGCCAGCTGCGCCTCCCTGGATTTGCAGGCATGATCAACTCTGAAATGGAAGGGCCGAATGTCCCCAACCCTGCGGCTAGACCGGGTCTCTCTGGAGTCAGCTGGCCAGATGATGTGCCCAAAATCCCAGACGGTCGAAGttttcctcctggccagggcgTCTTCAGTGGTCCTGGCCGAGGGGAACGCTTCCCAAACCCCCAAGGATTGTCTGAAGAGATGTTTCAGCAGCAGCTGGCAGAGAAACAGCTGGGTCTCCCCCCAGGGATGACCATGGAAGGCATCAGGCCCAGCGTGGAGATGAACAGGATGATCCCAGGCTCCCAGCGCCACATGGAGCCTGGGAATAACCTCATTTTCCCTCGAATACCCGTTGAGGGCCCTCTGAGTCCTTCTAGGGGAGACTTTCCGAAAGGGATGCCCCCGCAGATGGGCCCTGGTCGGGAACTTGAGTTCGGGATGGTTCCTAGTGGGATGAAGGGAGATGGCAGTCTAACTGTCAACATGGGATCCAGCTCTCAGATGATACCTCAGAAGATGAGAGAGGCCGGGGCGGGCCCTGAGGAGATGCTGAAATTACGCCCGGGTAGCTCAGACATGCTGCCTGCTCAGCAGAAGATGGTGCCGCTGCCATTCGGTGAGCACCCGCAGCAGGAGTATGGCATGGGCCCCAGACCATTCCTCCCCATGTCTCAGGGTCCAGGCAGCAACAGTGGCTTGCGGAATCTCAGAGAACCAATTGGGCCCGACCAAAGGACTAACAGCCGGctcagtcacatgccaccactaCCTCTCAACCCCCCCAGTAACCCCGCCAGCCTCAACACGGCGCCTTCAGTGCAGCGCGGCCTGGGGCGGAAGCCCTTGGATATATCTGTGGCAGGCAGCCAGGTGCACTCCCCAGGCATGAACCCTCTGAAGTCTCCCACGATGCACCAAGTCCAGTCACCGATGCTGGGCTCGCCCTCGGGGAACCTCAAGTCCCCCCAGACTCCGTCGCAGCTGGCAGGCATGCTGGCGGGCCCAGCTGCCGCTGCTTCCATTAAGTCCCCCCCCGTTTTGGGGTCTGCTGCTGCTTCACCTGTCCACCTCAAGTCTCCATCACTTCCTGCCCCATCACCTGGATGGACCTCTTCTCCAAAACCTCCCCTTCCAAGTCCTGGGATCCCTCCAAACCATAAAGCACCCCTCACCATGGCCTCCCCCGCCATGCTGGGGAACGTAGAGTCAG GTGGCCCCCCGCCTCCTGCAGCCAGCCAGCCTGCCTCTGTGACTATCCCTGGAAATCTTCCCTCTAGTACACCCTACACCATGCCTCCAGAGCCCACCCTGTCCCAGAACCCACTCTCTATCATGATGTCTCGAATGTCCAAGTTTGCAATGCCCAGTTCCACCCCGTTATACCATGATGCCATCAAGACTGTGGCCAGCTCAGATGACGACTCCCCTCCAGCTCGTTCTCCCAACTTGCCATCAATGAATAATATGCCAG gaatgGGCATTAATACACAGAATCCTCGAATTTCAGGTCCAAACCCCGTGGTTCCGATGCCAACCCTCAGCCCAATGGGAATGACCCAGCCACTTTCTCACTCCAATCAGATGCCCTCTCCAAATGCCATGGGACCCAACATACCTCCTCATGGGGTCCCAATGGGGCCTGGCTTGATGTCACACAATCCTATCATGGGGCATGGGTCCCAGGAGCCACCGATGGTACCTCAAGGACGGATGGGCTTCCCCCAGGGCTTCCCTCCAGTACAGTCTCCCCCACAGCAGGTTCCATTCCCTCACAATGGCCCCAGTGGGGGTCAGGGCAGCTTTCCAGGAGGGATGGGTTTCCCAGGAGAAGGCCCCCTTGGCCGCCCCAGCAACCTGCCCCAAAGTTCAGCAGATGCAGCACTTTGCAAGCCTGGAGGCCCCGGGGGTCCTGACTCCTTCACTGTCCTGGGGAACAGCATGCCTTCAGTGTTCACAGACCCAGAGCTGCAGGAGGTCATCCGACCTGGAGCCACCGGGATACCCGAGTTCGATCTCTCCCGCATTATTCCATCCGAGAAGCCCAGCCAGACGCTGCAGTATTTCCCTCGAGGGGAAGTCCCAGGCCGTAAACAGCCCCAGGGTCCTGGAGCTGGGTTTTCACACATGCAGGGGATGATGGGCGACCAAGCCCCCAGAATGGGACTAGTACTACCTGGCATGGGAGGTCCAGGGCCAGTGGGCACTCCGGACATCCCTCTTGGTACGGCTCCATCCATGCCAGGCCACAACCCCATGAGACCACCAGCCTTTCTCCAGCAAGGCATGATGGGACCTCACCATCGGATGATGTCACCAGCACAATCGACAATGCCCGGCCAGCCCACCCTGATGAGCAATCCAGCCGCTGCCGTGGGCATGATTCCTGGCAAGGATCGGGGGCCTGCTGGGCTCTACACCCACCCTGGGCCTGTGGGCTCTCCGGGGATGATGATGTCCATGCAAGGCATGATGGGACCCCAACAGAACATCATGATCCCCGCACAGATGAGGCCCCGGGGCATGGCTGCTGACGTGGGCATGGGTGGATTTGGCCAAGGACCTGGCAACCCAGGAAACATgatgttttaa
- the BCL9 gene encoding B-cell CLL/lymphoma 9 protein isoform X4, whose protein sequence is MTPSNATAPTSSTPSHGQTTAPEPTPAQKTPAKVVYVFSTEMANKAAEAVLKGQVETIVSFHIQNISNSKTERSTAPLNTQISALRNDPKPLPQQPPVPANQDQNSSQNARVQPTPPVPAPAPKPAAPLRPLDRESPGVENKLIPSVGSPASSTPLPPDGTGPNSTPNNRAVTPVSQGSNSSSADPKAPPPPPVSSGEPPTLGENPDGLSQEQLEHRERSLQTLRDIQRMLFPDEKEFAGAQSGGPQQNPGVLDGPQKKPEGPIQAMMAQSQSLGKGPGPRTDVGAPFGPQGHRDVPFSPDEMVPPSMNSQSGTIGPDHLDHMTPEQIAWLKLQQEFYEEKRRKQEQVVVQQCSLQDMMVHQHGPRGGVRGPPPPYQMTPSEGWAPGGAEPFSDGINMPHSLPPRGMAPHPNMPGGQLRLPGFAGMINSEMEGPNVPNPAARPGLSGVSWPDDVPKIPDGRSFPPGQGVFSGPGRGERFPNPQGLSEEMFQQQLAEKQLGLPPGMTMEGIRPSVEMNRMIPGSQRHMEPGNNLIFPRIPVEGPLSPSRGDFPKGMPPQMGPGRELEFGMVPSGMKGDGSLTVNMGSSSQMIPQKMREAGAGPEEMLKLRPGSSDMLPAQQKMVPLPFGEHPQQEYGMGPRPFLPMSQGPGSNSGLRNLREPIGPDQRTNSRLSHMPPLPLNPPSNPASLNTAPSVQRGLGRKPLDISVAGSQVHSPGMNPLKSPTMHQVQSPMLGSPSGNLKSPQTPSQLAGMLAGPAAAASIKSPPVLGSAAASPVHLKSPSLPAPSPGWTSSPKPPLPSPGIPPNHKAPLTMASPAMLGNVESGGPPPPAASQPASVTIPGNLPSSTPYTMPPEPTLSQNPLSIMMSRMSKFAMPSSTPLYHDAIKTVASSDDDSPPARSPNLPSMNNMPGMGINTQNPRISGPNPVVPMPTLSPMGMTQPLSHSNQMPSPNAMGPNIPPHGVPMGPGLMSHNPIMGHGSQEPPMVPQGRMGFPQGFPPVQSPPQQVPFPHNGPSGGQGSFPGGMGFPGEGPLGRPSNLPQSSADAALCKPGGPGGPDSFTVLGNSMPSVFTDPELQEVIRPGATGIPEFDLSRIIPSEKPSQTLQYFPRGEVPGRKQPQGPGAGFSHMQGMMGDQAPRMGLVLPGMGGPGPVGTPDIPLGTAPSMPGHNPMRPPAFLQQGMMGPHHRMMSPAQSTMPGQPTLMSNPAAAVGMIPGKDRGPAGLYTHPGPVGSPGMMMSMQGMMGPQQNIMIPAQMRPRGMAADVGMGGFGQGPGNPGNMMF, encoded by the exons ATGACCCCATCAAATGCTACAGCCCCCACGTCTTCCACACCCTCCCATGGCCAAACTACTGCCCCAGAGCCCACACCTGCTCAGAAGACTCCAGCCAAAGTAGTGTATGTGTTTTCTACTGAGATGGCCAATAA AGCTGCAGAAGCTGTGTTGAAGGGCCAGGTTGAAACTATCGTCTCTTTCCACATCCAGAACATTTCTAACAGCAAGACAGAGAGAAGCACAGCCCCTCTG AACACACAGATATCCGCCCTTCGGAACGATCCGAAACCTCTCCCGCAACAGCCCCCAGTTCCAGCCAACCAGGACCAGAATTCTTCCCAGAATGCCAGAGTGCAGCCAACACCACCCGTTCCGGCACCAGCACCCAAGCCTGCTGCACCCCTGCGTCCCCTGGACCGGGAGAGTCCTGGGGTAGAAAACAAACTGATTCCTTCCGTAGGAAGTCCTGCCAGCTCCACTCCACTGCCCCCAGATGGTACCGGGCCCAACTCAACGCCCAACAATCGGGCAGTGACCCCTGTCTCCCAGGGGAGCAATAGCTCTTCAGCAGATCCCAAAGCCCCTCCGCCTCCACCAGTGTCCAGTGGCGAGCCCCCGACCCTGGGAGAGAATCCCGACGGCCTGTCTCAGGAGCAGCTGGAGCACCGAGAGCGTTCCTTACAAACTCTCCGAGATATCCAGCGCATGCTTTTTCCTGATGAGAAAGAATTCGCAGGAGCACAAAGTGGGGGACCCCAGCAGAATCCCGGGGTATTAGATGGGCCTCAGAAAAAACCAGAAGGGCCGATACAGGCCATGATGGCTCAATCCCAAAGCCTAGGTAAGGGCCCTGGGCCCCGGACAGATGTGGGAGCTCCGTTTGGCCCTCAAGGACATAGAGATGTGCCCTTTTCTCCCGATGAAATGGTTCCACCTTCTATGAACTCCCAGTCTGGGACCATAGGACCCGACCACCTCGACCATATGACTCCCGAGCAGATCGCGTGGCTAAAACTGCAGCAGGAGTTTTAcgaagagaagaggaggaagcaggaacAAGTGGTTGTCCAGCAGTGTTCCCTCCAGGACATGATGGTCCATCAGCATGGGCCTCGGGGAGGGGTCCGAGGGCCGCCCCCTCCTTACCAGATGACCCCTAGTGAAGGCTGGGCACCCGGGGGTGCAGAGCCCTTTTCTGATGGTATCAACATGCCACATTCTCTGCCCCCGAGGGGCATGGCTCCCCACCCCAACATGCCAGGGGGCCAGCTGCGCCTCCCTGGATTTGCAGGCATGATCAACTCTGAAATGGAAGGGCCGAATGTCCCCAACCCTGCGGCTAGACCGGGTCTCTCTGGAGTCAGCTGGCCAGATGATGTGCCCAAAATCCCAGACGGTCGAAGttttcctcctggccagggcgTCTTCAGTGGTCCTGGCCGAGGGGAACGCTTCCCAAACCCCCAAGGATTGTCTGAAGAGATGTTTCAGCAGCAGCTGGCAGAGAAACAGCTGGGTCTCCCCCCAGGGATGACCATGGAAGGCATCAGGCCCAGCGTGGAGATGAACAGGATGATCCCAGGCTCCCAGCGCCACATGGAGCCTGGGAATAACCTCATTTTCCCTCGAATACCCGTTGAGGGCCCTCTGAGTCCTTCTAGGGGAGACTTTCCGAAAGGGATGCCCCCGCAGATGGGCCCTGGTCGGGAACTTGAGTTCGGGATGGTTCCTAGTGGGATGAAGGGAGATGGCAGTCTAACTGTCAACATGGGATCCAGCTCTCAGATGATACCTCAGAAGATGAGAGAGGCCGGGGCGGGCCCTGAGGAGATGCTGAAATTACGCCCGGGTAGCTCAGACATGCTGCCTGCTCAGCAGAAGATGGTGCCGCTGCCATTCGGTGAGCACCCGCAGCAGGAGTATGGCATGGGCCCCAGACCATTCCTCCCCATGTCTCAGGGTCCAGGCAGCAACAGTGGCTTGCGGAATCTCAGAGAACCAATTGGGCCCGACCAAAGGACTAACAGCCGGctcagtcacatgccaccactaCCTCTCAACCCCCCCAGTAACCCCGCCAGCCTCAACACGGCGCCTTCAGTGCAGCGCGGCCTGGGGCGGAAGCCCTTGGATATATCTGTGGCAGGCAGCCAGGTGCACTCCCCAGGCATGAACCCTCTGAAGTCTCCCACGATGCACCAAGTCCAGTCACCGATGCTGGGCTCGCCCTCGGGGAACCTCAAGTCCCCCCAGACTCCGTCGCAGCTGGCAGGCATGCTGGCGGGCCCAGCTGCCGCTGCTTCCATTAAGTCCCCCCCCGTTTTGGGGTCTGCTGCTGCTTCACCTGTCCACCTCAAGTCTCCATCACTTCCTGCCCCATCACCTGGATGGACCTCTTCTCCAAAACCTCCCCTTCCAAGTCCTGGGATCCCTCCAAACCATAAAGCACCCCTCACCATGGCCTCCCCCGCCATGCTGGGGAACGTAGAGTCAG GTGGCCCCCCGCCTCCTGCAGCCAGCCAGCCTGCCTCTGTGACTATCCCTGGAAATCTTCCCTCTAGTACACCCTACACCATGCCTCCAGAGCCCACCCTGTCCCAGAACCCACTCTCTATCATGATGTCTCGAATGTCCAAGTTTGCAATGCCCAGTTCCACCCCGTTATACCATGATGCCATCAAGACTGTGGCCAGCTCAGATGACGACTCCCCTCCAGCTCGTTCTCCCAACTTGCCATCAATGAATAATATGCCAG gaatgGGCATTAATACACAGAATCCTCGAATTTCAGGTCCAAACCCCGTGGTTCCGATGCCAACCCTCAGCCCAATGGGAATGACCCAGCCACTTTCTCACTCCAATCAGATGCCCTCTCCAAATGCCATGGGACCCAACATACCTCCTCATGGGGTCCCAATGGGGCCTGGCTTGATGTCACACAATCCTATCATGGGGCATGGGTCCCAGGAGCCACCGATGGTACCTCAAGGACGGATGGGCTTCCCCCAGGGCTTCCCTCCAGTACAGTCTCCCCCACAGCAGGTTCCATTCCCTCACAATGGCCCCAGTGGGGGTCAGGGCAGCTTTCCAGGAGGGATGGGTTTCCCAGGAGAAGGCCCCCTTGGCCGCCCCAGCAACCTGCCCCAAAGTTCAGCAGATGCAGCACTTTGCAAGCCTGGAGGCCCCGGGGGTCCTGACTCCTTCACTGTCCTGGGGAACAGCATGCCTTCAGTGTTCACAGACCCAGAGCTGCAGGAGGTCATCCGACCTGGAGCCACCGGGATACCCGAGTTCGATCTCTCCCGCATTATTCCATCCGAGAAGCCCAGCCAGACGCTGCAGTATTTCCCTCGAGGGGAAGTCCCAGGCCGTAAACAGCCCCAGGGTCCTGGAGCTGGGTTTTCACACATGCAGGGGATGATGGGCGACCAAGCCCCCAGAATGGGACTAGTACTACCTGGCATGGGAGGTCCAGGGCCAGTGGGCACTCCGGACATCCCTCTTGGTACGGCTCCATCCATGCCAGGCCACAACCCCATGAGACCACCAGCCTTTCTCCAGCAAGGCATGATGGGACCTCACCATCGGATGATGTCACCAGCACAATCGACAATGCCCGGCCAGCCCACCCTGATGAGCAATCCAGCCGCTGCCGTGGGCATGATTCCTGGCAAGGATCGGGGGCCTGCTGGGCTCTACACCCACCCTGGGCCTGTGGGCTCTCCGGGGATGATGATGTCCATGCAAGGCATGATGGGACCCCAACAGAACATCATGATCCCCGCACAGATGAGGCCCCGGGGCATGGCTGCTGACGTGGGCATGGGTGGATTTGGCCAAGGACCTGGCAACCCAGGAAACATgatgttttaa